The following proteins are co-located in the Papaver somniferum cultivar HN1 unplaced genomic scaffold, ASM357369v1 unplaced-scaffold_128, whole genome shotgun sequence genome:
- the LOC113331840 gene encoding uncharacterized protein LOC113331840: MAMQSIKEKGDSVDPRMENLMNEIYYKAYPERKPCVNTKTSSGDDSDSAAGSGSDSDSDEGKQHSDKESDEERTMSATLGTESTEVPSASTPKDQHTTYGEEEEEKKVAPSNDEQGTWSGSMKEAATLGTDSIEVPSATTPIDKDTTPDCEEKYAPSNYVIEPSQYKMWALGDLNKKVDELQVEKCLQNPTPPELKAIQQEAAKAVMGEINGAINNLQENQKVMPRMQFVFLVCEVLKVFQDYDEDVVDLNADVELPSEDILYEIHVQEYSSGSLESLTQLSSTQIVEKCFANDLLPLPEPVIEKEPQIVKQQMVENCKEEKATLGLACARIEKTIHEEKGGGSKPTPHSDFFDVSSFTLLTPEETANEASMKIKLSLKKTEVKKPEAEPKRPVIFPPFSDIKRKMKRKADKPALQDFVPPRT, from the exons AGCATACCCAGAAAGGAAGCCTTGCGTTAACACAAAAACATCTTCAGGGGATGACTCTGACTCTGCAGCTGGATCTGGCTCCGACTCTGACTCTGATGAAGGAAAACAACATTCAGACAAAGAATCTGATGAAGAACGGACAATGAGTGCTACTCTGGGTACTGAGTCAACCGAAGTTCCAAGTGCAAGTACCCCGAAAGACCAACATACAacttatggagaagaagaagaagaaaaaaaagttgcgCCATCCAATGATGAACAAGGGACATGGAGCGGAAGTATGAAAGAGGCTGCTACTCTGGGCACTGACTCAATCGAAGTTCCAAGTGCAACTACTCCAATAGACAAAGATACAACTCCGGACTGTGAAGAAAAATATGCGCCATCAAATTATGTTATTGAGCCTTCGCAATACAAAATGTGGGCTTTAGGTGACTTGAACAAAAAGGTGGATGAGCTGCAAGTTGAGAAGTGCTTACAAAATCCAACACCA CCTGAGCTGAAAGCAATCCAACAAGAAGCAGCTAAAGCAGTGATGGGTGAAATAAATGGCGCAATCAATAATCTCCAAGAGAACCAGAAGGTGATGCCAAGAATGCAGTTTGTTTTTTTGGTTTGTGAGGTGCTGAAGGTGTTTCAAGAttatgatgaagatgttgttgatcTGAATGCAGATGTTGAGCTACCATCTGAAGATATACTATATGAAATACATGTTCAAGAATATTCAAGTGGTAGTTTGGAGAGCCTCACTCAGTTGTCTTCGACGCAAATTGTGGAGAAGTGCTTTGCAAACGATTTGCTACCTCTACCAGAACCAGTGATTGAAAAG GAACCCCaaatagtgaaacaacaaatggTAGAAAATTGTAAAGAAGAAAAAGCAACGTTGGGTCTTGCATGTGCTAGGATTGAAAAGACTATACACGAAGAAAAAGGAGGAGGTTCAAAGCCTACGCCACATAGTGATTTTTTTGACGTGTCGTCATTCACACTGTTGACACCAGAAGAAACTGCAAATGAG GCTTCGATGAAGATAAAATTGTCTCTCAAAAAAACTGAAGTTAAGAAACCGGAAGCCGAACCTAAGCGACCGGTGATTTTTCCGCCATTCTCTGATataaagaggaagatgaagagaaaAGCAGACAAACCAGCTCTCCAAGATTTT GTTCCCCCCAGAACATGA
- the LOC113331813 gene encoding uncharacterized protein LOC113331813 yields the protein MQALVHNESLEADLLRYAVYKIREACRKAQQNPDPKKEYHSVLYLDASAWLHVDRSQLFSGQDKDSVDKPILEMDKNVDKIMIPMCHGAGLGSHCTLLIFYFKEKRFVHYNSLKSGKHTYEKSAKKMADRCLDPINNFLVQ from the exons ATGCAGGCCTTGGTACACAATGAGAGCTTGGAAGCAGACTTGCTTCGATACGCTGTGTACAAGATAAGAGAAGCTTGTCGCAAAGCTCAACAGAATCCTGATCCGAAAAAGGAATACCACTCAGTATTGTACCTCGATGCATCTGCTTGG CTTCATGTCGACCGATCTCAACTTTTTTCGGGCCAAGATAAGGATTCTGTTGATAAACCAATCTTAGAGATGGACAAAAACGTCGACAAAATTATGATACCCATGTGTCATGGAGCCGGATTGGGGAGTCATTGTACGCTGCTCATTTTTTATTTTAAGGAGAAGAGGTTCGTTCACTATAACTCATTGAAGAGTGGAAAACATACGTACGAAAAAAGTGCAAAAAAAATGGCTGACCGCTGCTTAGATCCTATCAACAATTTCTTGGTACAATAG
- the LOC113331718 gene encoding 39S ribosomal protein L41-A, mitochondrial-like, which translates to MVLGLLVGLGRSMRRKRTSSLSILSSKRAPKDYYKGKNCKPTGFHTRKGGYVVVDEKLPNYVVPDLTDFKLKPYVSQCAVEVKATEATNVAK; encoded by the exons ATGGTATTGGGATTATTGGTAGGGTTAGGAAGATCAATGAGAAGAAAGAGGACATCATCTCTTTCTATTCTCTCTTCTAAACGCGCTCCTAAAGATTATTACAAAGGAAAAAATTGTAAACCTACTGGTTTTCATACTCGCAAAG GTGgatatgttgttgttgatgaaaaaTTGCCAAATTATGTTGTTCCTGATCTAACTGACTTCAAG TTGAAGCCATATGTTTCACAATGCGCGGTAGAGGTGAAAGCTACGGAGGCTACCAATGTTGCCAAGTGA